A genomic region of uncultured Roseibium sp. contains the following coding sequences:
- the fghA gene encoding S-formylglutathione hydrolase, whose protein sequence is METLAESKCFGGVQTVYKHQSAACCCQMTFAIFLPPQAAEGVVPCLWYLSGLTCTHENAMTKAGLQAHAAKHGVALIFPDTSPRGEDVADDEAYDLGQGAGFYVNATKSPWKTHFRMYDYIVKELRELVQISFPLSERHGITGHSMGGHGALTIALRNPGLYRSVSAFAPITNPTQSAWGRKQLTAYLGDDEAAWADYDATILLRERGWNGDILIDQGADDQFVNLLRPQAFAGVVTETCQPAVIRMQKRYDHSYFFVSTFGGDHIAWHAERLKSQSHQQDNGKGAA, encoded by the coding sequence ATGGAAACCCTTGCCGAAAGCAAATGTTTTGGTGGTGTGCAGACGGTTTACAAGCACCAGTCTGCAGCCTGCTGCTGCCAGATGACATTTGCGATTTTCCTGCCTCCCCAGGCAGCGGAAGGGGTGGTGCCCTGCCTGTGGTACCTGTCTGGACTGACCTGCACACACGAAAATGCCATGACCAAGGCGGGTCTTCAGGCACACGCGGCAAAACACGGCGTGGCACTCATTTTTCCCGACACCAGCCCTCGCGGTGAGGATGTCGCGGATGATGAAGCCTACGATCTCGGTCAGGGAGCCGGGTTTTACGTCAACGCGACGAAGTCTCCCTGGAAGACACATTTCCGGATGTACGACTACATCGTGAAGGAACTGCGCGAACTGGTGCAGATATCTTTCCCGCTCAGCGAGCGGCACGGCATCACCGGTCATTCGATGGGCGGCCACGGCGCACTAACCATCGCGTTGCGCAATCCGGGGCTCTATCGATCCGTGTCGGCGTTCGCGCCGATTACCAATCCGACCCAATCTGCCTGGGGCCGCAAGCAGCTCACCGCGTATCTGGGCGACGACGAGGCGGCATGGGCCGACTATGACGCCACGATCCTGTTGCGTGAACGTGGCTGGAACGGCGACATCCTGATTGACCAGGGCGCCGATGATCAATTCGTCAATCTGCTCAGGCCGCAGGCGTTCGCCGGCGTGGTGACGGAAACCTGTCAGCCGGCCGTGATCCGCATGCAGAAACGCTACGACCACTCCTACTTCTTCGTTTCGACGTTCGGCGGCGATCATATCGCCTGGCACGCAGAACGGCTGAAGAGCCAGTCTCACCAACAGGATAACGGCAAGGGGGCCGCATGA
- a CDS encoding cytochrome c family protein — MRIPVASRRNLSLFALSFLWALHPANALEPGDPVKGEKVFRKCKACHAVGADAVMKTGPVLNGVVGGAAAKQADFKYSKALREAADQDQLVWTVANLDVFLTKPKKFLPGTKMSFAGLRKEKDRQDIVAYLATFEEEGGN; from the coding sequence ATGAGAATACCGGTCGCATCACGGCGAAACCTGTCTCTTTTCGCCCTGTCTTTCCTGTGGGCCCTGCATCCGGCGAATGCCCTGGAACCGGGTGACCCGGTCAAGGGTGAGAAGGTCTTTCGCAAATGCAAGGCCTGTCATGCGGTCGGCGCGGACGCGGTGATGAAGACGGGGCCGGTTCTGAACGGTGTTGTCGGTGGCGCCGCGGCAAAGCAGGCGGACTTCAAATACTCCAAGGCGCTGCGGGAAGCTGCAGATCAGGACCAGCTGGTTTGGACCGTTGCGAACCTGGACGTTTTTTTGACCAAACCGAAGAAATTTCTGCCCGGCACCAAAATGAGCTTTGCGGGGCTTCGCAAGGAAAAAGACCGGCAGGACATCGTCGCCTACCTGGCGACGTTCGAAGAAGAGGGAGGGAACTGA
- a CDS encoding methanol/ethanol family PQQ-dependent dehydrogenase yields MRHILISAAVLALGAGTANADANLQKMMDDPNQWVIQTGDYKNQRFSKLDQINKDNVKDLQVAWTFSTGVLRGHEGSPLVIDNVMYVHTPFPNTVYALDLNNDGKIIWKYEPKQNSDVIAVMCCDTVYRGVAYADGKIFLHQADTKLVALDSKTGEEVWSVVNGDPSVGETNTATVMPVKDKVLVGISGGEFGVRGSVTAYNIKDGSLAWRAYSMGPDSDILVDPEKTMHLGKPVGKDSGLNTWEGDQWKIGGGTTWGWYSYDADENLMYYGTGNPSTWNPAQRPGDNRWSMTIMARDVDTGVARWFYQMTPHDEWDYDGVNEMILTEQDFGGETRKLLTHFDRNGFGYTLDRVTGELLVAEKFDPKVNWATEVVMDPNSDQYGRPQVVAQYSTKQNGEDVNTTGVCPAALGSKDQQPASFSPETGLFYVPTNHVCMDYEPFRVSYTAGQPYVGATLSMYPAGDSHGGMGNFIAWDNEKGEIVWSIPEQFSVWSGALATSGDIVFYGTLEGYLKAVDATTGEELYKFKTPSGIIGNVMTYTHNGKQYVAVLSGIGGWAGIGLAAGLTNPNEGLGAVGGYAALSDYTALGGQLTVFALPN; encoded by the coding sequence ATGAGACACATACTCATTTCCGCCGCTGTACTGGCTTTAGGAGCCGGGACAGCCAACGCAGATGCAAATCTGCAAAAAATGATGGATGACCCGAACCAGTGGGTCATTCAAACTGGTGACTACAAGAACCAGCGCTTTTCCAAGCTGGACCAGATCAACAAGGACAACGTCAAGGACCTCCAGGTCGCCTGGACGTTTTCCACCGGTGTGCTGCGCGGACATGAAGGCTCTCCGCTTGTCATCGACAACGTGATGTATGTGCACACACCTTTCCCGAACACGGTCTACGCTCTCGATCTCAACAACGACGGCAAGATCATCTGGAAATACGAGCCTAAGCAGAATTCCGACGTCATTGCCGTGATGTGCTGTGACACGGTCTATCGCGGCGTTGCCTATGCCGACGGCAAGATCTTCCTTCACCAGGCCGACACGAAGCTGGTCGCCCTCGACTCCAAGACGGGTGAAGAAGTCTGGAGCGTCGTCAATGGCGATCCATCGGTAGGCGAAACCAACACGGCGACCGTGATGCCCGTGAAGGACAAGGTCCTGGTCGGCATCTCCGGCGGTGAATTCGGGGTCCGCGGATCCGTGACCGCCTACAACATCAAGGACGGTTCTCTCGCATGGCGGGCCTATTCCATGGGCCCCGACAGCGACATTCTGGTCGATCCCGAAAAGACCATGCATCTCGGCAAACCGGTCGGCAAGGACAGCGGCCTCAACACCTGGGAAGGCGATCAGTGGAAGATCGGCGGGGGCACCACGTGGGGCTGGTATTCCTATGATGCCGACGAAAACCTGATGTATTACGGTACCGGCAACCCGTCGACCTGGAACCCGGCGCAGCGTCCGGGCGACAACCGCTGGTCCATGACGATCATGGCCCGTGACGTCGACACCGGTGTAGCGCGCTGGTTCTACCAGATGACGCCGCATGACGAATGGGACTACGACGGCGTCAATGAAATGATCCTGACGGAGCAGGATTTCGGCGGCGAAACGCGTAAGCTTCTGACCCATTTCGACAGGAACGGTTTCGGATACACGCTGGATCGCGTGACAGGTGAGCTTCTGGTCGCAGAAAAGTTCGACCCCAAGGTCAACTGGGCGACGGAAGTGGTCATGGATCCGAATTCGGACCAGTACGGCCGGCCGCAGGTTGTTGCGCAATACTCGACAAAGCAAAATGGCGAGGATGTTAACACGACGGGCGTATGTCCTGCTGCACTTGGTTCCAAGGACCAGCAGCCGGCCTCCTTCTCGCCGGAAACCGGTCTTTTCTATGTCCCGACCAACCACGTCTGCATGGACTATGAACCGTTCCGCGTCAGCTACACGGCAGGTCAGCCCTATGTTGGTGCGACCCTGTCCATGTATCCCGCGGGCGACAGCCACGGCGGTATGGGCAACTTCATTGCCTGGGACAATGAAAAGGGCGAGATTGTCTGGTCAATTCCGGAACAGTTCTCGGTCTGGTCCGGTGCCCTCGCAACGTCCGGAGACATCGTCTTCTACGGCACGCTTGAAGGCTACCTGAAGGCAGTGGACGCCACGACCGGTGAAGAGCTGTACAAGTTCAAGACACCGTCCGGGATCATCGGCAACGTGATGACCTACACCCACAACGGCAAGCAATACGTCGCCGTCCTGTCGGGGATCGGAGGTTGGGCCGGTATCGGTCTTGCCGCCGGACTGACCAATCCGAATGAAGGCCTTGGTGCGGTCGGCGGTTATGCCGCGTTGAGTGACTACACCGCTCTCGGCGGTCAACTGACGGTCTTCGCGCTACCGAACTGA
- a CDS encoding c-type cytochrome, methanol metabolism-related translates to MRTNTLTSILAAAIFMLTTATASIGEDTVDQALVAVAYEEGGRYFTDDDIPTYKIQEDGTVDWLTYSGFRRYHSECHVCHGPEGEGSTYAPALKVSAIEMDYYDFVDVVTNGRKKVNASANSVMPAFGTNPNVMCYLDDIYVYLKARGTDVVARGRPSKKEAKSDDIREQENACLG, encoded by the coding sequence ATGCGTACGAACACTCTTACAAGCATCTTGGCGGCAGCGATCTTCATGTTGACGACGGCAACCGCCTCGATCGGCGAGGATACCGTTGACCAAGCTCTCGTTGCGGTGGCTTACGAAGAGGGGGGGCGGTATTTTACCGATGATGACATTCCGACATACAAGATCCAGGAAGACGGAACCGTCGACTGGCTTACCTATTCGGGCTTTCGCCGCTATCACTCCGAATGTCACGTTTGTCACGGCCCTGAAGGGGAAGGGTCAACCTATGCGCCTGCCTTGAAGGTCTCCGCCATCGAGATGGATTACTACGACTTTGTCGATGTCGTCACGAATGGCCGGAAGAAAGTCAACGCCTCGGCGAATTCCGTCATGCCGGCATTCGGCACAAATCCGAACGTCATGTGTTACCTCGACGACATATACGTCTATCTGAAGGCGCGCGGCACGGATGTCGTGGCGCGCGGCAGGCCAAGCAAGAAAGAAGCGAAGTCGGACGACATCCGGGAGCAGGAAAATGCCTGTCTCGGATAG
- a CDS encoding substrate-binding domain-containing protein, with translation MVSGPWTRMLASALLAVLIVSPAGSLQGTGGRAFAQTSDLVSTSEFRVCADPANLPLSHESGSGYENRLAELFAGKLERPVAYTWFPMATGFVRNTLRANRCDVIMGYAQGHELVLNTNHYMTSAYALIVPKDSMLSDVKTLSDEALKGKRLGIVAGSPPASHLARNGLIAKAKPYNLFVDRRVESPAVDMLEDLRAGTIDAAVLWGPIGGPLVKSDFPEFQLTPLLGEDQPPRLFFRITMGVRPGEKVWQRKLNSLIRRNRDEINAILVDAGVPLLDDMGTQTLKGD, from the coding sequence ATGGTTTCGGGCCCGTGGACGCGCATGCTCGCATCCGCACTTCTGGCCGTCCTGATCGTAAGTCCGGCGGGATCGCTTCAAGGCACCGGTGGCCGCGCCTTTGCGCAAACATCGGACCTTGTGTCCACGTCCGAGTTCCGGGTGTGCGCCGATCCTGCGAACTTGCCCTTGTCGCACGAATCCGGGTCGGGTTACGAAAACCGGCTGGCGGAGCTGTTCGCCGGGAAACTCGAACGGCCCGTGGCCTACACATGGTTCCCGATGGCAACCGGCTTCGTGCGCAACACGCTCAGAGCAAACCGCTGTGACGTGATCATGGGCTACGCGCAAGGGCATGAACTTGTTCTGAACACAAACCACTACATGACCTCGGCCTACGCCCTGATCGTGCCGAAGGACAGTATGCTCTCTGATGTGAAAACGCTTTCCGACGAAGCCCTGAAGGGCAAGCGTCTCGGCATCGTCGCGGGATCGCCGCCAGCGTCGCACCTGGCAAGAAACGGTCTGATTGCGAAGGCGAAACCCTATAACCTGTTCGTTGACCGGCGGGTGGAGTCGCCCGCTGTCGACATGCTTGAAGACCTGAGGGCGGGGACCATCGACGCGGCGGTGCTCTGGGGCCCGATCGGCGGTCCGCTGGTAAAGTCGGACTTTCCGGAATTCCAGCTCACACCGCTGCTGGGTGAAGACCAGCCACCGCGCCTGTTTTTCCGTATCACGATGGGGGTCAGGCCGGGTGAGAAGGTCTGGCAACGCAAGCTCAACTCCCTCATTCGAAGAAACCGGGACGAAATCAACGCCATCCTTGTGGACGCCGGTGTGCCGCTGCTGGATGACATGGGAACGCAGACCCTGAAGGGAGACTGA
- a CDS encoding PQQ-dependent catabolism-associated CXXCW motif protein — protein sequence MGFAAASTRAGGIRGCLSILVLALLMTPLAAEDIAEPDGYRGKPYRAPVPNTLTGATVLSTNQAYRIWKSGKARFVDVLPRLPKPAKLPEGTVWRDKPRNSIPGSIWLPNVGYQTIPEIDAVYFRQGLETVTAGDKLKPVVIFCQADCWMSWNAAKRAVEYGYTDISWYPDGTDGWRAAGYRLERVEPVERPD from the coding sequence ATGGGTTTCGCAGCCGCCTCAACGCGGGCTGGCGGCATACGCGGCTGCCTGAGCATTCTTGTCCTGGCACTTCTCATGACCCCGCTTGCAGCCGAGGACATCGCTGAGCCGGACGGCTATCGAGGCAAACCCTACCGGGCACCTGTGCCGAACACATTGACCGGCGCCACGGTGCTGTCGACGAACCAGGCCTACCGGATTTGGAAGAGCGGCAAGGCGCGCTTCGTCGACGTACTGCCCCGGCTTCCCAAGCCGGCAAAGCTCCCGGAAGGAACCGTCTGGCGTGACAAGCCCAGAAACAGTATCCCCGGAAGCATATGGCTGCCGAATGTCGGTTATCAGACAATCCCTGAGATTGATGCGGTCTATTTCAGGCAGGGTCTTGAGACCGTAACGGCCGGCGACAAGTTGAAACCCGTGGTGATCTTTTGTCAGGCAGACTGCTGGATGTCCTGGAACGCGGCGAAACGGGCAGTCGAATATGGCTACACGGACATCAGCTGGTATCCGGACGGCACGGATGGCTGGCGTGCGGCTGGCTATCGGCTTGAACGGGTGGAGCCGGTAGAGCGTCCCGATTGA
- a CDS encoding DUF3280 domain-containing protein, which translates to MREIIAALTCIAMLSAASADGLRPDAKVAFLGLGFVDMSTEGAYNGVRADETERLSMVERLVEQRFLDEGLTLVDLAPIESKLANIANPGQCYGCDIRFGQALDADYAVAGSVHKISNLIVSMNLSVKDVRTGETLRAMAVDVRSNTDTSWRRGMTYILKNGVFRD; encoded by the coding sequence ATGAGAGAGATCATTGCAGCTTTGACGTGCATCGCCATGCTGTCGGCCGCGTCCGCCGACGGCCTGCGTCCAGATGCAAAGGTCGCGTTTCTGGGGCTCGGCTTCGTGGATATGTCCACCGAAGGCGCCTATAACGGGGTGCGCGCGGACGAAACCGAACGGCTGTCAATGGTTGAACGGCTCGTGGAACAGAGGTTTCTGGATGAAGGTCTGACGCTTGTGGACCTTGCGCCGATCGAGAGCAAACTTGCGAACATTGCCAATCCGGGCCAGTGCTACGGCTGCGATATCCGGTTTGGCCAGGCGCTTGACGCCGACTATGCTGTGGCCGGTTCCGTTCACAAGATCTCGAACCTCATCGTCTCGATGAACCTGTCCGTAAAGGATGTCCGCACGGGAGAGACCCTGCGCGCAATGGCGGTCGATGTGCGATCGAACACCGATACGTCCTGGCGACGGGGCATGACCTACATTCTGAAAAACGGCGTCTTCCGGGATTAG
- a CDS encoding ABC transporter substrate-binding protein has protein sequence MIRSLIVVATCCFGFATGLLSHAIQSPAWALDINVGVLRVDYPVLAPVSRFDRRPDNLGFAGAQLGNQDNETTGSFLGHSFSFETRPTTPENLEADAAGLLEAGFRIIVVLGRGEDVLTVADKAGPEALVFNAAAPEIELRGESCRPNLLHVAPSRAMLADALAQFLVWKKWTRWLLISGSNPDDQRLAEAYRRSATKFGAEIVEERVFEDTGGSRRSDSGHVLVQRQIPVFTQETRDHNVVVAVDESDVFALYLPFHAWTPRPVAGSGGLRPVSFHAAHEAWGATQFQRRFEKQNGRYMHPEDYNVWVAFRVVGEAVARASSDNATVLRDYILSDAFELAAFKGQKVTFRSWNGQLRQPVLLTDSKITVSVSPQEGFLHHRSPLDSLGIDEAESSCSAFGN, from the coding sequence ATGATACGCTCTTTGATTGTAGTTGCGACTTGCTGCTTCGGTTTCGCGACCGGCCTGCTCAGTCATGCAATCCAGAGCCCGGCATGGGCACTGGACATCAATGTCGGGGTTCTGCGCGTTGATTATCCGGTCCTGGCACCCGTCTCCCGTTTTGACCGAAGACCCGACAATCTGGGGTTCGCGGGCGCGCAGCTCGGAAACCAGGACAACGAAACGACAGGGTCCTTTCTGGGGCACAGCTTCTCCTTTGAAACACGGCCCACGACACCGGAGAACCTTGAAGCGGACGCCGCGGGCTTGCTTGAGGCCGGGTTCAGGATCATCGTTGTGCTGGGCCGGGGAGAGGATGTACTGACGGTCGCCGACAAAGCCGGACCGGAGGCCCTCGTCTTCAACGCCGCTGCGCCCGAGATCGAACTGAGGGGCGAGAGCTGCCGTCCCAACCTGCTTCATGTCGCGCCGAGCCGGGCCATGCTCGCCGACGCGCTCGCACAGTTTCTGGTCTGGAAGAAATGGACCCGCTGGCTGCTGATTTCCGGTTCCAATCCGGACGATCAGCGGCTGGCCGAGGCCTATCGGCGCTCCGCAACGAAATTCGGCGCTGAGATTGTTGAAGAGCGCGTTTTCGAGGACACGGGCGGTTCGCGCAGATCCGACAGCGGTCATGTCCTGGTGCAACGCCAAATCCCCGTTTTCACGCAGGAGACCAGGGACCACAATGTCGTGGTCGCCGTCGACGAAAGCGACGTGTTCGCGCTTTATCTGCCCTTCCATGCCTGGACGCCGCGCCCGGTTGCCGGGTCGGGTGGCCTGCGGCCCGTGAGCTTTCATGCCGCGCATGAAGCCTGGGGCGCAACGCAGTTCCAGAGGCGCTTCGAGAAACAGAATGGCAGATACATGCACCCGGAAGACTACAATGTCTGGGTCGCGTTTCGCGTCGTCGGTGAAGCCGTCGCCCGGGCTTCCAGTGACAATGCGACCGTGCTTCGGGACTACATCCTGAGCGACGCTTTCGAACTGGCCGCGTTCAAGGGGCAAAAGGTGACCTTCCGCTCATGGAACGGTCAGCTTCGGCAACCCGTCCTGCTGACGGACAGCAAGATCACGGTCAGCGTTTCGCCGCAGGAAGGATTTCTGCATCACCGCTCACCCCTGGACAGCCTGGGGATCGACGAAGCGGAAAGCAGCTGTTCGGCCTTCGGTAACTGA
- a CDS encoding PQQ-dependent catabolism-associated beta-propeller protein — protein sequence MAGVFLLAQTMLPSSQALANKIYVSNEKGNTVTVIDSETWEPITEFPAGNRPRGIGISPDGDHLYVCASDDDTIKVFDADTYEFLWSLPSGPDPELFVISPDGSKLYVSNEDDNLVTVVDTQKRTIVAEVPVGVEPEGMAISPDVRFVVNTSETTNMAHFIATEDYQIKHNILVDQRPRYARFTNDGRTLYVSSEIGGTVSVIDMLGETGPELTGKISFEVAGVQPEWLQPVGMRITSDNKWLFVALGPANRVAVIDTASNEVVRYVLVGQRVWQLDFTPDEKYLLTTNGNSNDITVIDVASQEAVKSIQVGQQPWGVVVAPD from the coding sequence ATGGCCGGTGTCTTCTTGCTTGCGCAAACGATGCTGCCGTCGTCTCAGGCGCTTGCCAACAAGATCTATGTGAGCAACGAGAAGGGAAACACGGTCACCGTGATCGACAGCGAAACCTGGGAGCCGATCACCGAATTCCCGGCCGGCAACAGGCCGAGAGGCATCGGCATCAGCCCTGACGGCGATCACCTCTACGTTTGCGCGTCCGACGACGACACCATCAAGGTGTTTGACGCCGATACCTACGAGTTCCTGTGGTCCTTGCCCTCCGGTCCGGATCCGGAGTTATTCGTGATCAGTCCGGACGGCAGCAAACTCTACGTGTCCAACGAGGACGACAATCTCGTCACCGTTGTGGACACGCAAAAAAGGACGATCGTCGCCGAAGTGCCCGTCGGCGTCGAACCGGAAGGGATGGCGATCAGTCCGGATGTCCGCTTCGTGGTCAACACCTCCGAAACGACCAACATGGCCCATTTCATCGCGACGGAAGACTACCAGATCAAGCACAACATCCTGGTTGATCAGAGGCCCCGTTATGCGCGTTTTACCAATGACGGCAGGACGCTCTACGTCAGTTCGGAGATCGGCGGCACGGTGTCCGTCATCGACATGCTTGGCGAAACCGGTCCGGAACTGACCGGAAAGATCAGCTTCGAGGTAGCGGGTGTTCAACCGGAATGGCTGCAGCCGGTCGGCATGCGGATCACCTCTGACAACAAATGGCTGTTCGTGGCACTTGGTCCAGCAAACCGGGTCGCGGTTATCGACACCGCCAGCAACGAAGTTGTCCGATACGTGCTTGTCGGACAGCGCGTTTGGCAGCTCGATTTCACCCCGGACGAGAAATATCTTCTGACCACGAACGGCAACTCCAACGACATCACCGTCATCGACGTCGCCAGTCAGGAGGCGGTGAAGTCCATCCAGGTCGGTCAGCAGCCGTGGGGCGTTGTTGTTGCGCCCGACTGA
- a CDS encoding ABC transporter substrate-binding protein — MLAGAAFAADQPVLRAAVLKIGTVNWELDTIKRNGFDAEFGFELVVRPFADNGATRVALEGGEADVAVADWIWVARQRAAGKDYVFIPYSKAVGGLVVPEDSPARNLSDLKGKKIGIAGGPVDKSWLILQAYARKEYGFDLAEETEQVFGAPPLIFKAALQGETDGAINFWHFLAKMKASGMRELVSVETAATTLGLDPDIPLLGYVLKESYLEANPAIATSFYNASRKAKDLLANDDAAWEPLRPRMNAKTDTQFEVLRRDFRAGIPAQGNVSEDSAATFFLLMARLGGEKLVGKASELPAGLFVELE, encoded by the coding sequence ATGCTTGCAGGCGCTGCATTCGCCGCAGACCAGCCGGTTCTGCGCGCCGCAGTTCTGAAAATCGGCACGGTCAACTGGGAACTGGACACCATCAAGCGCAACGGTTTTGACGCCGAATTCGGTTTTGAGCTGGTTGTTCGGCCGTTCGCGGACAACGGTGCGACACGTGTCGCCCTTGAAGGAGGAGAGGCGGATGTCGCGGTCGCAGACTGGATCTGGGTTGCCCGTCAGCGCGCCGCCGGCAAGGATTACGTTTTCATCCCGTACTCCAAGGCGGTCGGCGGACTTGTCGTTCCGGAAGACAGCCCGGCAAGAAACCTGTCTGATCTCAAGGGAAAGAAGATCGGCATCGCCGGCGGACCCGTCGACAAGAGCTGGCTGATCCTGCAGGCCTATGCCCGGAAGGAATACGGCTTCGATCTTGCTGAGGAAACCGAACAGGTTTTCGGCGCCCCACCGCTGATTTTCAAGGCCGCGTTGCAGGGGGAAACCGACGGGGCCATCAATTTCTGGCATTTCCTCGCCAAGATGAAGGCCTCCGGAATGCGTGAACTCGTTTCCGTCGAGACGGCCGCAACGACGCTCGGTCTGGATCCGGACATCCCGCTTCTGGGCTATGTCCTGAAGGAAAGCTATCTTGAAGCGAACCCGGCAATTGCCACTTCGTTCTACAACGCGTCGCGCAAGGCCAAGGACCTGCTTGCCAATGACGATGCGGCCTGGGAACCCTTGCGTCCGCGCATGAATGCAAAAACGGACACGCAGTTCGAAGTTCTTCGCCGTGATTTCCGGGCAGGCATTCCGGCCCAGGGGAACGTCAGCGAGGACAGCGCGGCAACGTTCTTCCTGCTGATGGCACGCCTGGGTGGCGAGAAACTCGTCGGCAAGGCCAGCGAACTCCCCGCCGGTCTCTTCGTTGAACTCGAGTGA
- a CDS encoding ABC transporter permease: MVRIVSLAGFLAAWSLLARISGDPTVLPSPGDLLAPFVRELMSGALFEHMSATILRVIAAFCIAMTVGVCLGLVMGTYPEVDRWLDPWLVVFLNLPALVLIVLCYLWIGLTDIAAVAAVALNKIPGVAVVLREGARALDPDLRAMARVYRVKPTAFLRHFVLPQLAPYIAGAARSGLAVIWKVVLVVEFLGRSNGIGFQIHLYFQLFDVAMVLVYSLSFIIFMLAIEWVLLQPAESRARAWRQA, encoded by the coding sequence ATCGTCCGCATCGTGTCCCTTGCCGGTTTTCTGGCGGCCTGGTCCCTGCTGGCACGGATCAGCGGCGACCCGACCGTGTTGCCGTCGCCTGGTGACCTCCTGGCGCCGTTCGTTCGGGAACTGATGTCAGGCGCGTTATTCGAACACATGTCGGCGACAATTCTTCGGGTGATCGCAGCCTTCTGCATTGCCATGACGGTCGGCGTGTGTCTGGGACTGGTCATGGGCACTTACCCGGAGGTTGACCGGTGGCTGGACCCCTGGCTGGTCGTGTTCCTGAATTTGCCGGCGCTTGTCCTGATCGTCCTCTGCTATCTCTGGATCGGTCTCACGGATATCGCTGCCGTCGCCGCGGTTGCGCTCAACAAGATACCCGGCGTGGCAGTGGTTCTTCGCGAGGGCGCGCGCGCGCTTGATCCGGACCTGAGAGCGATGGCGCGTGTCTACAGGGTGAAGCCTACGGCGTTTCTGCGCCATTTCGTTTTGCCGCAACTCGCGCCCTACATAGCGGGCGCAGCCCGTTCGGGGCTCGCGGTTATCTGGAAAGTGGTTCTCGTCGTTGAGTTTCTGGGCCGTTCCAACGGCATCGGTTTCCAGATCCACCTTTATTTCCAGCTGTTCGACGTGGCCATGGTTCTCGTCTACTCGCTGAGTTTCATCATCTTCATGCTGGCCATCGAATGGGTGCTGCTCCAACCCGCGGAAAGCAGGGCCAGGGCCTGGAGGCAGGCATGA
- a CDS encoding ATP-binding cassette domain-containing protein — protein sequence MICVDIKAKNYGASPILKDVAFKVPNGGCLAILGKSGVGKSTLLRLVAGLDRDYEGTVRCPGRMAFVFQEPTLLPWRTALDNILIVHPELSGDAARDMLANVGIADKIDLFPRQMSLGQQRRLSLARAFAGCPELLILDEPFASLDGKTAAAMIALTKRLIGENAQSTLFVTHSNEEAVELADSTLLLAGTPATVVRNKTLVQYQREKAS from the coding sequence ATGATCTGCGTCGACATAAAGGCAAAGAACTATGGCGCATCCCCAATTCTGAAAGATGTCGCCTTCAAGGTGCCGAATGGTGGTTGTCTCGCAATTCTCGGAAAGTCGGGTGTTGGCAAATCGACCCTGTTGCGTCTCGTTGCCGGTCTGGACCGGGACTACGAAGGGACGGTTCGGTGCCCCGGGAGAATGGCCTTTGTTTTCCAGGAGCCGACGCTGTTGCCGTGGCGGACAGCACTGGACAATATCCTGATCGTTCATCCGGAGCTTTCGGGAGACGCCGCGCGCGACATGCTGGCGAATGTCGGTATTGCCGACAAGATAGACCTGTTTCCGAGGCAGATGTCGCTTGGCCAGCAGCGCCGGTTGTCGCTTGCGCGCGCCTTTGCAGGCTGCCCGGAACTGCTGATCCTCGACGAACCGTTCGCCTCGCTCGACGGGAAAACCGCGGCTGCGATGATCGCATTGACGAAACGTCTGATCGGCGAAAACGCCCAGTCGACCCTGTTCGTTACCCACAGCAATGAAGAAGCGGTTGAACTGGCCGACAGCACGCTGCTGCTCGCCGGCACACCCGCAACCGTCGTCAGGAACAAGACATTGGTTCAATATCAAAGGGAGAAAGCATCATGA